In one window of Gorilla gorilla gorilla isolate KB3781 chromosome 2, NHGRI_mGorGor1-v2.1_pri, whole genome shotgun sequence DNA:
- the ALG3 gene encoding dol-P-Man:Man(5)GlcNAc(2)-PP-Dol alpha-1,3-mannosyltransferase isoform X3 yields the protein MAAARLARAAPAAAGAALHAAGGRLPLPGGDTEIDWKAYMAEVEGVINGTYDYTQLRGDTGPLVYPAGFVYIFMGLYYATSRGTDIRMAQNIFAVLYLATLLLVFLIYHQTCKVPPFVFFFMCCASYRVHSIFVLRLFNDPVAMVLLFLSINLLLAQRWGWGCCFFSLAVSVKMNVLLFAPGLLFLLLTQFGFRGALPKLGICAGLQVVLGLPFLLENPIGYLSRSFDLGRQFLFHWTVNWRFLPEALFLHRAFHLALLTAHLTLLLLFALCRWHRTGESILSLLRDPSKRKVPPQPLTPNQIVSTLFTSNFIGICFSRSLHYQFYVWYFHTLPYLLWAMPARWLTHLLRLLVLGLIELSWNTYPSTSCSSAALHICHAVILLQLWLGPQPFPKSTQHSKKAH from the exons ACACAGAGATTGACTGGAAGGCCTACATGGCCGAGGTAGAAGGCGTCATCAATGGTACCTATGACTATACCCAACTGCGGGGTGACACCGGACCACTTGT GTACCCAGCTGGTTTCGTGTACATCTTTATGGGGTTGTACTATGCCACCAGCCGAGGCACTGACATCCGCATGGCCCAGAACATCTTTGCTGTGCTCTACCTGGCTACCTTGCTGCTTGTCTTCTTGATCTATCACCAGACCTGCAAG GTACCtccctttgtctttttcttcatgtGCTGCGCCTCTTACCGTGTCCACTCCATCTTTGTGCTGCGGCTCTTCAATGACCCAGTGGCCATGGTGCTGCTCTTCCTCAGTATCAACCTCCTGCTGGCCCagcgctggggctggggctgctgcttTTTCAG CCTGGCAGTCTCTGTGAAGATGAATGTGCTGCTCTTCGCCCCTGGGTTACTGTTTCTTCTCCTCACACAGTTTGGCTTCCGTGGGGCCCTCCCCAAGCTGGGAATCTGTGCTGGCCTTCAG GTGGTGCTGGGGCTGCCCTTCCTGCTGGAGAACCCCATCGGCTACCTGTCCCGCTCCTTTGACCTTGGCCGCCAGTTTCTGTTCCACTGGACAGTGAACTGGCGCTTCCTCCCAGAGGCGCTCTTCCTGCATCGAGCCTTCCACCTGGCCCTGTTGActgcccacctcaccctgctCCTGCTGTTTGCCCTCTGCAGGTGGCACAG GACAGGGGAAAGTATCTTGTCGCTGCTGAGGGATCCCtccaaaaggaaggttccaccCCAGCCCCTTACACCCAACCA GATCGTTTCTACCCTCTTCACCTCCAACTTCATTGGCATCTGCTTCAGCCGCTCCCTCCACTACCAGTTCTACGTCTGGTATTTCCACACACTGCCCTACCTCCTGTGGGCCATGCCTGCACGCTGGCTCACACACCTGCTCAG GTTGTTGGTGCTGGGGCTCATCGAGCTCTCCTGGAACACATACCCTTCCACATCCTGCAGCTCTGCTGCCCTGCACATATGCCATGCCGTCATCCTGCTGCAGCTCTGGCTGGGCCCGCAGCCTTTCCCCAAGAGCACCCAACACAGCAAGAAAGCCCACTGA
- the ALG3 gene encoding dol-P-Man:Man(5)GlcNAc(2)-PP-Dol alpha-1,3-mannosyltransferase isoform X4 encodes MKTGYSDRRLAWWDASHGKRNLSVEDTEIDWKAYMAEVEGVINGTYDYTQLRGDTGPLVYPAGFVYIFMGLYYATSRGTDIRMAQNIFAVLYLATLLLVFLIYHQTCKVPPFVFFFMCCASYRVHSIFVLRLFNDPVAMVLLFLSINLLLAQRWGWGCCFFSLAVSVKMNVLLFAPGLLFLLLTQFGFRGALPKLGICAGLQVVLGLPFLLENPIGYLSRSFDLGRQFLFHWTVNWRFLPEALFLHRAFHLALLTAHLTLLLLFALCRWHRTGESILSLLRDPSKRKVPPQPLTPNQIVSTLFTSNFIGICFSRSLHYQFYVWYFHTLPYLLWAMPARWLTHLLRLLVLGLIELSWNTYPSTSCSSAALHICHAVILLQLWLGPQPFPKSTQHSKKAH; translated from the exons ACACAGAGATTGACTGGAAGGCCTACATGGCCGAGGTAGAAGGCGTCATCAATGGTACCTATGACTATACCCAACTGCGGGGTGACACCGGACCACTTGT GTACCCAGCTGGTTTCGTGTACATCTTTATGGGGTTGTACTATGCCACCAGCCGAGGCACTGACATCCGCATGGCCCAGAACATCTTTGCTGTGCTCTACCTGGCTACCTTGCTGCTTGTCTTCTTGATCTATCACCAGACCTGCAAG GTACCtccctttgtctttttcttcatgtGCTGCGCCTCTTACCGTGTCCACTCCATCTTTGTGCTGCGGCTCTTCAATGACCCAGTGGCCATGGTGCTGCTCTTCCTCAGTATCAACCTCCTGCTGGCCCagcgctggggctggggctgctgcttTTTCAG CCTGGCAGTCTCTGTGAAGATGAATGTGCTGCTCTTCGCCCCTGGGTTACTGTTTCTTCTCCTCACACAGTTTGGCTTCCGTGGGGCCCTCCCCAAGCTGGGAATCTGTGCTGGCCTTCAG GTGGTGCTGGGGCTGCCCTTCCTGCTGGAGAACCCCATCGGCTACCTGTCCCGCTCCTTTGACCTTGGCCGCCAGTTTCTGTTCCACTGGACAGTGAACTGGCGCTTCCTCCCAGAGGCGCTCTTCCTGCATCGAGCCTTCCACCTGGCCCTGTTGActgcccacctcaccctgctCCTGCTGTTTGCCCTCTGCAGGTGGCACAG GACAGGGGAAAGTATCTTGTCGCTGCTGAGGGATCCCtccaaaaggaaggttccaccCCAGCCCCTTACACCCAACCA GATCGTTTCTACCCTCTTCACCTCCAACTTCATTGGCATCTGCTTCAGCCGCTCCCTCCACTACCAGTTCTACGTCTGGTATTTCCACACACTGCCCTACCTCCTGTGGGCCATGCCTGCACGCTGGCTCACACACCTGCTCAG GTTGTTGGTGCTGGGGCTCATCGAGCTCTCCTGGAACACATACCCTTCCACATCCTGCAGCTCTGCTGCCCTGCACATATGCCATGCCGTCATCCTGCTGCAGCTCTGGCTGGGCCCGCAGCCTTTCCCCAAGAGCACCCAACACAGCAAGAAAGCCCACTGA
- the ALG3 gene encoding dol-P-Man:Man(5)GlcNAc(2)-PP-Dol alpha-1,3-mannosyltransferase isoform X2, which translates to MVAVTQDTIKGIGSHLNQVGGVSKGFIEPPLEDTEIDWKAYMAEVEGVINGTYDYTQLRGDTGPLVYPAGFVYIFMGLYYATSRGTDIRMAQNIFAVLYLATLLLVFLIYHQTCKVPPFVFFFMCCASYRVHSIFVLRLFNDPVAMVLLFLSINLLLAQRWGWGCCFFSLAVSVKMNVLLFAPGLLFLLLTQFGFRGALPKLGICAGLQVVLGLPFLLENPIGYLSRSFDLGRQFLFHWTVNWRFLPEALFLHRAFHLALLTAHLTLLLLFALCRWHRTGESILSLLRDPSKRKVPPQPLTPNQIVSTLFTSNFIGICFSRSLHYQFYVWYFHTLPYLLWAMPARWLTHLLRLLVLGLIELSWNTYPSTSCSSAALHICHAVILLQLWLGPQPFPKSTQHSKKAH; encoded by the exons ACACAGAGATTGACTGGAAGGCCTACATGGCCGAGGTAGAAGGCGTCATCAATGGTACCTATGACTATACCCAACTGCGGGGTGACACCGGACCACTTGT GTACCCAGCTGGTTTCGTGTACATCTTTATGGGGTTGTACTATGCCACCAGCCGAGGCACTGACATCCGCATGGCCCAGAACATCTTTGCTGTGCTCTACCTGGCTACCTTGCTGCTTGTCTTCTTGATCTATCACCAGACCTGCAAG GTACCtccctttgtctttttcttcatgtGCTGCGCCTCTTACCGTGTCCACTCCATCTTTGTGCTGCGGCTCTTCAATGACCCAGTGGCCATGGTGCTGCTCTTCCTCAGTATCAACCTCCTGCTGGCCCagcgctggggctggggctgctgcttTTTCAG CCTGGCAGTCTCTGTGAAGATGAATGTGCTGCTCTTCGCCCCTGGGTTACTGTTTCTTCTCCTCACACAGTTTGGCTTCCGTGGGGCCCTCCCCAAGCTGGGAATCTGTGCTGGCCTTCAG GTGGTGCTGGGGCTGCCCTTCCTGCTGGAGAACCCCATCGGCTACCTGTCCCGCTCCTTTGACCTTGGCCGCCAGTTTCTGTTCCACTGGACAGTGAACTGGCGCTTCCTCCCAGAGGCGCTCTTCCTGCATCGAGCCTTCCACCTGGCCCTGTTGActgcccacctcaccctgctCCTGCTGTTTGCCCTCTGCAGGTGGCACAG GACAGGGGAAAGTATCTTGTCGCTGCTGAGGGATCCCtccaaaaggaaggttccaccCCAGCCCCTTACACCCAACCA GATCGTTTCTACCCTCTTCACCTCCAACTTCATTGGCATCTGCTTCAGCCGCTCCCTCCACTACCAGTTCTACGTCTGGTATTTCCACACACTGCCCTACCTCCTGTGGGCCATGCCTGCACGCTGGCTCACACACCTGCTCAG GTTGTTGGTGCTGGGGCTCATCGAGCTCTCCTGGAACACATACCCTTCCACATCCTGCAGCTCTGCTGCCCTGCACATATGCCATGCCGTCATCCTGCTGCAGCTCTGGCTGGGCCCGCAGCCTTTCCCCAAGAGCACCCAACACAGCAAGAAAGCCCACTGA